A window of Limosilactobacillus sp. WILCCON 0051 genomic DNA:
CCCGCTGGTACTCTGAAATGAAGCGCAACTACGAACGTTTTGAACACGCGGCGGCTGGCGTTGAAGCCGGTAAGATCTCTGGGGCCGTGGGAACGTTTGCCGAAGTTGACCCACGCGTTGAACAATACGTCTGCGAAAAGCTCGGTCTGCGGGCCCAAGAAGTTTCCAGTCAAGTGCTGCCACGGGATCTGCATGCTGAATACATCGCCGCTTTGGCTTTGATCGGTACCAGCCTGGAGGAAATGGCGACTGAGATTCGTTCCCTGCAGCGGACGGAAATCCATGAAGTTGAAGAACACTTTGCCAAGGGTCAAAAGGGTTCTTCAGCAATGCCGCACAAGCGCAACCCAATCGGCTCCGAAAATATCTGCGGCTGTGCGCGGGTATTGCGCGGTCATGTCGTTACGGCCTACGAAAACGTGGCACTGTGGCATGAACGCGACATTTCCCACTCCAGCGCCGAACGGATGATTCTGCCAGACACGACGGCGCTCTTGGACTACATGCTGCACAGATTTGGCCGGATCCTGGCAAACCTGGACGTCTTCCCTGAAACCATGAAGAAGAACATGGACAAGACGCTGGGTCTGATCTACTCTGGCCGAGTTCTGCTCAAGCTGGTCAAGTCCGGTATGACGCGGGAAAATGCCTACGATCTGATTCAGCCATACACGGCTAAGTGCTGGGCCGAACAAGTACCATTCCGGCCACTGCTGGAAGCTGACCCAACCATTCAAAAGCAGCTGACCAAAGAAGATCTGGATGACGCCTTTGACTACCACTGGCACCTGCGTCACGTTGACGACATCTTCAAGCGGGTTGGCTTAGACGACTAATCATCATTAAACCAAAGCATCGATTGAAACGATCGGTGCTTTTTTGCTTGGCTTGAAATCGATTAAAACACGAACTATAAAATTAAAAACCGCCTTTAGTTAAACGTTAAACTTAGAAAAACCATTATTTTATGATTAAAAACTGAAAAAGGTTCGGTTGTACGCTTGACGATTTTTAAAAATATGCGTACGATAATAGCAGGATTTAACGAACAATTTTCCGTTAACCAATTCATCAATTCGTTTTTAGCCTATAAGGAGGGCAATCAAAAATGGAAAAGCTGTTATATACCGGCAAAGCAAAGCAAATGTGGCAAACCGAAGATCCTGACGTCTTGCGGGTTGTCTACCTGGATCAGGCAACGATGCTCAACGGTAAGCGTAAGGACCACTTTGACGGAAAGGGCGAAGCAGCCAACGACATCTCAACGCTGGTCTTTGAATACCTGATTGATAACGGCATTCCAACTCACTTCATCAAGCGCCTTTCTGAAAAGGAAGAATTGGTTAAGAAGTGCCACATGTTCCCGCTGGAATTCGTTACGCGCAACGTCTGCGCCGGTCACTTTGCCTCCCGTTTCGGCTTAGAGGATGGCATGGAGCTGGACGAACCGGTTGAAGAAACCTTCTACAAGAGCGATGCCTTGGACGATCCATTCGCCAATGAATCCGACGCGGTTGCCATTAAGGCCTGCACGCATGAAGAATATCAGCAATGCTGGGAACTGGCCCGTCGCTGCAACAAGCTTTTGACGCCATTGTTTAAGAAGGCTGGCATGAAGCTGGTTGACTTCAAGCTGGAATTCGGCAAGCTTTCGGATGGCTCGCTGGTGCTGGCTGACGAATTCTCGCCTGACAACTGCCGTCTGTGGGACATCAAGACCAACGCCCACATGGACAAAGACGTCTTCCGCAAGAACCTGGCCGATCTGACCACGACCTATGATGAAGTTTACGCACGCCTGCAAGAAGCCGTTAAGGAGGACTAATCAAATGACTACCGTTCGTATTTACGTTACCTACAAGCAATCTGTTTTTGATCCCCAAGCCGAATCCGTTTTAAATGCCATCCACCAGTTGGGTCATGAAGAAGTCAAGGATCTGACGGTTGGCAAGTTCTTTGATCTGCAGGTTGAAGGCGATCAGGCAGCCGTTGAAAACACGGTTAAGGAAGTAGCTGAATCGCTGCTGGTCAACTTCAACATCGAAACGTACAAGTTTGAAGTGCTGGAGGCGAAATAAATGAAGATTGCGGTCATTCAATTCCCAGGCTCGAACTGTGACATCGACCTGTACTCGGCACTGCACGATGTCTGCAATGCCGACGTCGAATACGTTTCACACAAGGCCACGAGTCTGGATGGCTTTGATGCGGTCATGCTGCCAGGGGGCTTTTCCTATGGCGACTATCTGCGGGCTGGTGCGATTGCTCGGTTCGCCAACGTTATGCCCGCTGTCATCAAGCTCGCTAATGAAGGCAAGCCAGTCTTTGGTACCTGCAATGGCTTCCAGATCTTAACGGAAGCGGGCCTTTTGCCAGGTGCCCTGAAGAAAAACGACAGCCAAAAGTTCGTCTGTGAAACGGTGCCTTTGGAAGTCGTTAACAACAACACGCTTTTTACCACGCAGTACCAGGCTCACGAACGCATTGCCCTGCCAATTGCACACGGTGAGGGCAGCTACTACGCGGATGAAAAAACGCTGGACGAGCTGGAAGCCAACCATCAAGTCGTGTTCCGCTACGCAAGCGAAAATCCCAACGGCTCTTTGCGCAACATTGCGGGGATCGTTAACAAGCGCGGCAACGTATTGGGCATGATGCCCCACCCAGAGCGCGCCGTAGAAGCACTCCTGGGTTCGACGGACGGTTTGCGGCTGTTCAAGTCTTTATTGGAAAACGGCACGGTTAAGACGGAGGCATAATTAGAATGAAGCAAGCAATGACCCCTGAAGAAATTAAGGAAAAGAAACCATATCTCGACTGGAGTCTGTCCGAAAAAGAATATGACTACATCAGCGAAAAGCTGCTGCACCGTTTGCCAAACTACACGGAAACGGGCCTTTACTCGGCAATGTGGTCCGAGCACTGTTCCTACAAAAAGTCCAAGCCAGTGCTGCGGCTGTTCCCCAACAAGAATGACCGGGTTTTGCAAGGGCCTGGTGAAGGTGCCGGTGTCGTTGATATTGATGACGGTCAGGCAGTCGTTTTCAAGGCCGAAAGTCACAACCACCCATCAACGGTTGAGCCATACCAGGGTGCGGCTACTGGTGTCGGCGGAATTTTGCGTGACATCTTCAGTATGGGTGCCCGGCCAATTGCTTCCTTAGACTCGCTGCACTTTGGCGAATTAAGCGATGCCGAGACGCGGATGAAAGTCGATGGCGTTGTGCGCGGGATTGGCGATTACGGCAACTGCATGGGGATTCCAACCGTCGCTGGTGAAACGACTTTTGATCCTTGCTACAAGGGCAATCTGCTGGTCAATGCCATGAGCGTGGGCTTGATGGACCAAAAGAACCAGCAGGAAGGGAATGCCTCTGGGGTTGGCAATGCCGTGATGTACGTCGGGGCCAAGACTGGTCGTGACGGGATTCACGGGGCAACGTTTGCCTCGGCTGACTTTGGCTCTGGCAACGAGTCACAGCACTCGGCCGTTCAAGTCGGCGATCCATTCATGGAAAAACTG
This region includes:
- the purQ gene encoding phosphoribosylformylglycinamidine synthase subunit PurQ; this encodes MKIAVIQFPGSNCDIDLYSALHDVCNADVEYVSHKATSLDGFDAVMLPGGFSYGDYLRAGAIARFANVMPAVIKLANEGKPVFGTCNGFQILTEAGLLPGALKKNDSQKFVCETVPLEVVNNNTLFTTQYQAHERIALPIAHGEGSYYADEKTLDELEANHQVVFRYASENPNGSLRNIAGIVNKRGNVLGMMPHPERAVEALLGSTDGLRLFKSLLENGTVKTEA
- the purC gene encoding phosphoribosylaminoimidazolesuccinocarboxamide synthase; protein product: MEKLLYTGKAKQMWQTEDPDVLRVVYLDQATMLNGKRKDHFDGKGEAANDISTLVFEYLIDNGIPTHFIKRLSEKEELVKKCHMFPLEFVTRNVCAGHFASRFGLEDGMELDEPVEETFYKSDALDDPFANESDAVAIKACTHEEYQQCWELARRCNKLLTPLFKKAGMKLVDFKLEFGKLSDGSLVLADEFSPDNCRLWDIKTNAHMDKDVFRKNLADLTTTYDEVYARLQEAVKED
- the purS gene encoding phosphoribosylformylglycinamidine synthase subunit PurS, which produces MTTVRIYVTYKQSVFDPQAESVLNAIHQLGHEEVKDLTVGKFFDLQVEGDQAAVENTVKEVAESLLVNFNIETYKFEVLEAK
- the purB gene encoding adenylosuccinate lyase; the protein is MIDRYTRPEMKKLWSDETRYQCWLAVEIAADEAWSKLGKIPAEDVEKIKQNAKFTVEGIQEIEAVTHHDVIAFTRDVSKSLGPERKWVHYGLTSTDVVDTAQGYQLKQVNEILRQDIKDFMEILKKMANEYKYTVCMGRTHGIHAEPTTFGLKVARWYSEMKRNYERFEHAAAGVEAGKISGAVGTFAEVDPRVEQYVCEKLGLRAQEVSSQVLPRDLHAEYIAALALIGTSLEEMATEIRSLQRTEIHEVEEHFAKGQKGSSAMPHKRNPIGSENICGCARVLRGHVVTAYENVALWHERDISHSSAERMILPDTTALLDYMLHRFGRILANLDVFPETMKKNMDKTLGLIYSGRVLLKLVKSGMTRENAYDLIQPYTAKCWAEQVPFRPLLEADPTIQKQLTKEDLDDAFDYHWHLRHVDDIFKRVGLDD